One part of the Pseudoalteromonas ulvae UL12 genome encodes these proteins:
- a CDS encoding VF530 family protein, with protein MSNPQANNQLHGITLEKIVTTLEQQLGWAEMAKHVNVNCFRNDPSVKSSLKFLRKTPWARSAVEQLYLDTCQSNFVWPSIKK; from the coding sequence ATGAGTAACCCACAAGCAAATAATCAATTACACGGCATCACATTAGAAAAAATTGTTACCACGTTAGAGCAACAATTAGGTTGGGCCGAAATGGCCAAGCATGTGAATGTGAACTGCTTTAGGAATGATCCTAGTGTGAAATCGAGCCTGAAATTTTTACGAAAAACGCCATGGGCACGCTCCGCGGTTGAACAACTCTATTTAGATACATGCCAATCAAACTTTGTATGGCCAAGTATCAAAAAATAA
- a CDS encoding NPCBM/NEW2 domain-containing protein, protein MKHFPATAMALALSSIVISPDSLAKPLGAIHTLTEQANQLDIVTQDNEKVRVSFLRDDIFRIWAGSSTLSEAENKAASIISQTDFAQVEMNVTEQTDYTLVTTNTLSLRVYQQPLRFELYRPDNATPIWQEVKPIELTEKSSYQTLTTHKNEYFMGGGQQNGAFEFKGEILDISYSGGWEEGDRPSPAPFYMSSEGYGVLRNTWSNGQYDFRSDDYLTAEHKENRFDAYYFVGDSIAEVLDAYTDVSGKAPLIPRWAFEYGDADCYNDGDNIKKPGTVPDGWSDGPTGTTPDVIESVAKKYREHDMPGGWILPNDGYGCGYTNLPEVIEGLSELGFKTGLWTEDGVDKIAWEVGEAGSRAQKLDVAWTGAGYQFALDANQSAAQGILDNSDSRPFLWTVMGWAGIQRYAVTWTGDQSGSWDYIRWHVSTLIGSGLSGQVYATGDVDGIFGGSPETYMRDLQWKAFTPVLMGMSGWSKAARKHPWWFDEPYRSINRKYLKLKMRLTPYMYTLAHQAEQTAAPIVRGLMWDHPNDQYAFTEQYKNQFFLGESLLVAPVFRSQAGSNGWREDIYLPKGQWIDYWDGTVTEAPKEGREIDYPVTLDKLPLLVKAGAILPMYPEALYDGQVAKDTLTLDIYPFGQSSFEIYEDDGHTRQYQQGAFSKQLIKVVAPQNKAGDITVNIGAVQGQYQGMETERVYQLQLHTRVLPDSVELDGKPLTQVSTQTAFEQGQNVWFYDAQTQFGVVHVKTKKVAVNQQYNVTLRVNDGLTLAATPAYPAMPDYGNAISADSLLILNRPLEEPGHPISNAFDNNPDTWFRTIRDQSLKTGPHEFVLAMGERRMVEGFEIAPRNDKHWKYSQVKDYEVYLSDVNGQWGEPIATGSLARLQESQKVTFDAKPGSLLRFRIVSTHDQGTFVTANKDDKPTGEAFNAFIPMQVTPIAIGEFKLLEQPQPKRGKQRVYLSAAAWNNATTGSKKGVQKDKAWHPTKSNAMKMNGLGFNKGLGVDGHSQIDYALSGHWQTFRADVGIDDSCEAGAKVNFQVYADNKLLFDSGEITPPAVVKPELDIRGVKQLSLRTYSQGATQQVACANWANAQVIGFEGDKVGH, encoded by the coding sequence ATGAAACACTTTCCAGCAACAGCCATGGCTTTAGCACTGTCGAGCATTGTCATCAGCCCTGATTCATTAGCTAAGCCTTTGGGTGCAATTCACACATTAACCGAGCAAGCGAACCAACTTGATATCGTCACACAAGATAATGAAAAGGTACGAGTTTCATTTTTGAGGGATGATATTTTTCGTATTTGGGCGGGAAGCAGCACGTTAAGTGAGGCTGAAAATAAAGCGGCGAGTATTATTTCTCAAACTGATTTTGCTCAGGTTGAAATGAATGTCACTGAGCAAACAGACTATACCTTAGTGACAACTAACACACTGTCGTTGCGTGTTTATCAACAGCCGCTGCGTTTTGAGTTATACCGTCCAGATAACGCCACCCCAATCTGGCAAGAAGTAAAACCAATAGAACTGACCGAAAAATCAAGTTATCAAACCCTGACGACCCATAAAAACGAGTATTTCATGGGTGGCGGCCAGCAAAATGGCGCCTTTGAGTTTAAAGGTGAAATTCTTGATATTTCTTACTCAGGAGGATGGGAAGAAGGCGACAGGCCGAGCCCTGCACCGTTTTATATGAGCAGCGAAGGCTATGGTGTACTGCGCAATACATGGAGCAATGGCCAGTATGATTTTCGTTCCGATGATTACCTCACTGCTGAGCATAAAGAAAACCGCTTTGATGCCTATTATTTTGTTGGCGACTCAATTGCTGAGGTGTTAGATGCATACACAGATGTATCGGGTAAAGCGCCGCTCATTCCGCGCTGGGCCTTTGAATACGGCGATGCTGATTGTTATAACGATGGCGATAATATTAAAAAACCAGGCACAGTACCTGATGGCTGGAGTGATGGTCCAACCGGTACGACCCCAGATGTGATTGAATCAGTTGCCAAAAAGTACCGCGAACACGACATGCCTGGCGGCTGGATTTTACCCAACGATGGTTACGGCTGTGGGTACACCAATTTACCCGAAGTGATTGAAGGACTGAGTGAACTCGGCTTTAAAACCGGCCTGTGGACCGAAGATGGCGTGGATAAAATTGCGTGGGAGGTGGGCGAGGCGGGTAGCCGTGCGCAAAAGCTTGATGTCGCATGGACAGGTGCAGGCTATCAGTTTGCACTTGACGCGAATCAAAGTGCAGCGCAAGGGATTTTAGATAACTCAGACTCACGACCATTTTTGTGGACAGTGATGGGCTGGGCGGGCATTCAGCGCTATGCAGTAACATGGACTGGCGATCAATCTGGCAGTTGGGATTATATTCGTTGGCATGTTTCGACTTTAATTGGCTCGGGCTTATCGGGGCAAGTGTATGCAACAGGTGATGTTGACGGTATTTTTGGCGGCAGTCCAGAAACCTACATGCGTGACTTACAATGGAAAGCCTTTACGCCGGTATTAATGGGGATGTCGGGCTGGTCAAAAGCGGCGCGTAAACATCCGTGGTGGTTTGACGAGCCATATCGCTCAATTAACCGCAAATACCTCAAGCTAAAAATGCGCTTAACCCCGTATATGTACACCTTAGCGCATCAAGCTGAACAAACCGCAGCGCCCATTGTACGTGGTTTAATGTGGGATCACCCCAATGATCAATATGCATTTACCGAGCAATATAAAAATCAGTTTTTCTTAGGCGAAAGCTTATTGGTTGCACCAGTGTTTCGTTCGCAAGCGGGCAGCAATGGCTGGCGTGAAGACATCTATTTACCAAAAGGGCAGTGGATTGACTATTGGGATGGCACAGTCACAGAAGCTCCCAAAGAAGGTCGAGAAATTGATTACCCAGTCACGCTGGATAAACTGCCGCTGTTAGTCAAAGCGGGCGCTATTTTGCCTATGTATCCAGAAGCTTTATATGATGGGCAAGTAGCAAAAGATACCTTAACACTCGATATCTACCCATTTGGTCAGTCATCGTTCGAAATTTATGAAGATGATGGTCATACCCGCCAGTATCAACAAGGGGCGTTTAGTAAACAGCTGATTAAGGTGGTTGCACCTCAAAATAAAGCGGGTGATATCACGGTCAACATTGGCGCTGTTCAAGGGCAATATCAAGGTATGGAGACTGAGCGGGTCTATCAGTTACAACTGCATACCCGTGTTTTGCCAGACAGCGTCGAATTAGACGGCAAGCCCCTAACACAGGTTTCCACGCAAACGGCCTTTGAACAAGGTCAAAATGTCTGGTTTTACGATGCACAGACCCAATTTGGAGTGGTGCATGTTAAGACAAAAAAAGTGGCGGTTAATCAGCAGTATAACGTGACACTTCGTGTGAACGATGGGTTAACACTTGCTGCAACACCGGCTTATCCAGCGATGCCCGATTACGGCAACGCGATTTCGGCCGATAGTTTACTGATTTTAAATCGCCCCCTTGAAGAGCCGGGTCACCCAATATCAAATGCCTTTGATAACAACCCAGATACTTGGTTTAGAACCATCCGCGACCAAAGTTTAAAAACAGGGCCGCATGAATTTGTGTTAGCCATGGGCGAGCGCCGTATGGTTGAAGGCTTTGAGATTGCACCACGTAATGACAAACACTGGAAATACTCACAAGTTAAAGACTACGAAGTGTATCTAAGTGATGTCAACGGCCAATGGGGCGAGCCAATTGCAACAGGCAGTTTAGCCCGATTACAAGAAAGCCAAAAAGTCACCTTTGATGCCAAGCCTGGCAGCTTACTACGCTTTAGAATTGTCAGCACCCACGATCAAGGCACCTTTGTTACGGCAAATAAAGACGATAAACCCACCGGTGAAGCGTTTAATGCGTTTATTCCAATGCAAGTGACTCCCATTGCAATCGGTGAATTTAAATTACTTGAGCAACCACAGCCAAAGCGTGGCAAACAGCGCGTGTATTTATCGGCGGCTGCATGGAATAACGCAACCACCGGAAGTAAAAAAGGCGTGCAAAAAGACAAAGCTTGGCATCCAACTAAAAGCAATGCCATGAAAATGAACGGGCTTGGTTTTAACAAAGGGCTCGGTGTTGATGGCCACAGCCAAATAGATTATGCCCTGTCGGGTCATTGGCAGACGTTTAGAGCCGATGTGGGCATTGATGACAGCTGCGAAGCAGGAGCAAAAGTGAATTTTCAGGTTTATGCAGATAACAAACTGTTATTTGATAGCGGCGAAATCACCCCGCCAGCGGTGGTAAAACCCGAGCTTGATATTCGTGGTGTCAAACAGCTGAGCCTGCGCACGTACAGCCAAGGCGCCACACAACAAGTTGCTTGTGCCAACTGGGCCAATGCGCAAGTAATTGGGTTTGAAGGCGATAAAGTCGGCCACTAA
- a CDS encoding NupC/NupG family nucleoside CNT transporter: MTTFMSLVGIVSLLLVAFAASTNRKAISIRTVGIAFAMQFVIGGFVLFFEAGKNALVAMSAAVSSVIGYANDGIGFLFGSLANQETLGFVFAIQVLPVIVFFSALVAVLYHIGIMDWIIKILGGALQKLLKTSRTESLSATANIFVGQTEAPLIVKPFIATMTKSELFAVMVGGLATVAGSVMAGYVIIGVELKYLIAASFMAAPGGFLMAKMMVPETESPKDTLADIDENEDKPVNVIDAAASGAANGMHLALNVGAMLLAFVALIALLNGLLGGIGGWFDHPTLTLQEILGYVFAPVAWLLGVPWNEAIIAGSFIGQKLVVNEFVAYLDFINYRDTLSAHTQAIITFALCGFANLSSIAILLGGLGGMAPSRRKDIARLGLRAVMAGSMANLMSAAIAGFFLSLG; the protein is encoded by the coding sequence ATGACTACGTTCATGAGTTTAGTTGGTATTGTGTCGTTGCTGTTGGTCGCGTTTGCGGCTTCGACTAACCGAAAAGCAATCAGTATCAGAACTGTCGGTATTGCATTTGCCATGCAGTTTGTGATTGGTGGGTTTGTGTTATTTTTTGAAGCAGGCAAAAATGCACTGGTTGCTATGTCTGCGGCTGTGTCTTCGGTTATTGGTTATGCCAATGATGGAATTGGCTTTTTGTTTGGTTCATTAGCGAATCAAGAAACATTGGGCTTTGTTTTTGCGATTCAAGTACTTCCAGTCATCGTTTTCTTTTCTGCGCTTGTTGCGGTGCTCTACCATATCGGCATTATGGACTGGATTATTAAAATCTTAGGTGGTGCCTTACAAAAATTACTTAAAACATCACGCACAGAGTCGCTGTCAGCGACCGCTAATATTTTTGTTGGTCAAACCGAAGCGCCGCTTATCGTTAAGCCTTTTATCGCAACGATGACAAAATCAGAGTTATTTGCGGTCATGGTCGGTGGCCTTGCAACCGTTGCAGGTTCTGTGATGGCGGGTTATGTCATTATTGGTGTTGAGCTCAAGTATTTAATCGCTGCAAGTTTTATGGCTGCACCGGGTGGATTCTTAATGGCAAAAATGATGGTGCCTGAGACAGAATCACCAAAAGATACCTTAGCGGATATCGATGAAAATGAAGACAAGCCAGTGAATGTGATTGATGCTGCGGCATCAGGGGCGGCGAACGGGATGCATTTGGCATTGAACGTAGGTGCGATGTTACTCGCATTTGTTGCATTAATCGCTTTACTTAACGGATTGTTAGGTGGCATTGGTGGCTGGTTTGATCATCCAACTCTGACATTACAAGAAATTTTAGGTTATGTATTTGCACCAGTAGCATGGTTACTGGGTGTGCCGTGGAATGAAGCGATTATTGCGGGTAGTTTCATTGGCCAAAAATTAGTTGTAAATGAGTTTGTTGCTTATTTAGACTTCATTAATTATCGCGATACGTTAAGCGCCCATACACAAGCAATTATCACGTTTGCTCTGTGTGGTTTTGCGAACTTATCATCGATAGCAATACTACTAGGCGGATTAGGTGGCATGGCACCTAGTCGTCGCAAGGATATCGCCCGCCTAGGGCTCAGAGCGGTCATGGCAGGGTCTATGGCTAATCTGATGAGTGCCGCCATCGCCGGCTTTTTCCTATCACTAGGATAA
- a CDS encoding ferredoxin--NADP reductase: protein MANWQLGQISAIKWWTKTLFSLTVKAEVAPFKAGQFTKLALDTDGKRFARAYSYVNAPDDPNLEFYLVDVEQGSLSPLLSKLKEGDSVWINPQASGFFTLDEVPPSKQIWLLSTGTAIGPFLSMLQSTQIWQQYQQVYLVHGVRKTEDLSYQSLITQLQHAHPQLQFVSVVSQEENSAGLTGRITERLIDGTLARYFTTSMNIEDSQFMVGGNPEMVKEVCQILTAQGYARNRRQQPGQFTVEQYW from the coding sequence ATGGCTAATTGGCAACTCGGGCAGATCAGCGCAATAAAATGGTGGACCAAAACATTATTTAGCTTAACGGTCAAAGCTGAAGTCGCGCCTTTTAAAGCTGGGCAATTTACCAAGTTAGCCCTAGATACTGATGGTAAACGTTTTGCTCGGGCATATTCTTACGTTAACGCGCCTGATGATCCAAATTTAGAATTTTACTTAGTTGATGTTGAACAAGGCAGCTTAAGTCCACTGCTATCAAAGTTAAAAGAGGGAGATAGCGTCTGGATCAATCCGCAGGCCAGTGGTTTTTTTACCCTTGATGAAGTGCCGCCAAGTAAACAGATTTGGTTGTTATCGACGGGTACCGCGATAGGGCCTTTTTTGTCTATGTTGCAAAGCACTCAAATATGGCAGCAATACCAGCAGGTTTATTTAGTGCATGGTGTCAGAAAAACAGAGGATTTAAGCTATCAATCGTTAATCACACAATTGCAACACGCACACCCTCAATTACAGTTTGTTAGTGTGGTATCTCAAGAAGAAAATAGTGCGGGACTTACAGGGCGAATTACCGAACGTTTAATTGATGGTACGTTAGCGCGTTATTTTACCACTTCAATGAATATAGAAGACAGTCAGTTTATGGTAGGTGGCAATCCAGAGATGGTAAAAGAGGTCTGCCAAATATTAACCGCTCAAGGTTATGCACGAAATCGTCGCCAACAACCGGGTCAGTTCACTGTAGAGCAATATTGGTAA
- a CDS encoding TIGR02647 family protein has translation MLFNAKMVDELNLLLKFPDNSMMQGLKVHNDAEPAVKEAAQRLFDKGIIDQVDGGYLTDLGIDLIEHAQVLKLALGK, from the coding sequence ATGTTATTTAATGCAAAAATGGTAGATGAGTTAAATTTATTACTAAAATTCCCAGACAATAGCATGATGCAAGGTCTAAAAGTTCATAACGATGCAGAGCCTGCGGTGAAAGAAGCTGCACAGCGGTTATTTGATAAAGGTATCATTGACCAAGTTGATGGTGGGTACTTAACCGATTTAGGAATTGACTTAATTGAACATGCTCAAGTGTTGAAATTAGCGCTGGGTAAATAA
- a CDS encoding EAL domain-containing response regulator, translating to MMDSLNHRFAIVDDSPAILLVLEAHLKQQGYQHIDTFTDATLAFERISKDLNYYQAVFTDLNMPDMDGMTLIRLLGQQGFTGGVVIISEMEKKVIALASELAKENKTHLIGNISKPIDSAKLNLILSKLNAFLDKKVLDLGQMTEQELINAIKKNMITPYYQPKICSKTNLVESVEVLARIANDHSHLMLQPKSFIPTAEKFSLIDSFSFQLFDKAMADYHHLAKSFGSQLKIAVNVSPTQLDNLDFPSQLDSLREHHGLNPAHIIIEITEEYALKTTTQLETLNRLRMRGYLMSLDDFGTGFTNLTQLRTLPFTEIKIDCSLIRNIQSDKFSQVIVESLKQIAKEQHFTLVAEGIEQFSELEYLQNEFEDPILLQGYLICRPKPCNEMVHWYKNWLNHTVN from the coding sequence ATGATGGACAGCTTAAACCACCGCTTTGCAATTGTTGATGACTCCCCTGCCATTTTGCTTGTCTTAGAAGCTCACCTCAAACAACAAGGCTATCAACATATTGACACTTTTACCGATGCAACCCTTGCCTTTGAGCGCATAAGTAAAGATTTAAATTATTATCAAGCGGTGTTTACGGATCTGAATATGCCGGATATGGATGGAATGACGCTCATTCGTTTACTCGGGCAACAAGGTTTTACTGGTGGTGTGGTGATTATTTCGGAGATGGAAAAAAAGGTGATCGCACTGGCCTCTGAGTTAGCTAAAGAGAACAAAACACATCTGATCGGCAATATTTCAAAACCAATAGACAGCGCAAAACTCAATTTAATCTTAAGCAAATTAAACGCCTTCCTTGATAAGAAAGTGCTCGATTTAGGTCAAATGACTGAACAAGAGCTCATCAATGCCATTAAAAAGAATATGATTACCCCCTATTATCAGCCCAAGATTTGCAGTAAAACGAACCTTGTTGAAAGTGTCGAAGTGTTAGCCCGCATTGCCAATGATCACAGCCATTTAATGCTCCAGCCCAAATCATTTATTCCCACAGCAGAAAAATTCAGTCTAATCGATTCTTTTTCATTTCAATTATTTGATAAGGCGATGGCAGATTACCATCATCTAGCAAAAAGCTTTGGTTCACAGTTAAAAATCGCGGTCAATGTCTCCCCAACACAACTGGATAACTTAGATTTCCCAAGTCAGCTTGATTCGTTACGTGAACATCACGGTTTAAACCCAGCGCATATTATTATTGAAATTACCGAAGAGTATGCACTTAAAACAACCACACAGTTAGAAACGCTTAACCGTTTAAGAATGCGCGGCTATTTGATGTCTTTGGATGATTTTGGCACTGGTTTTACCAACTTAACGCAACTGAGAACGCTGCCTTTTACAGAAATTAAGATTGACTGTAGCCTCATCAGAAACATTCAGTCAGACAAGTTTTCTCAAGTTATTGTTGAGTCCCTTAAGCAAATTGCCAAAGAGCAACACTTTACATTGGTTGCTGAAGGTATTGAGCAGTTTAGCGAATTAGAATATCTGCAAAATGAATTCGAAGACCCCATTTTATTGCAAGGCTATTTAATTTGCCGGCCAAAACCCTGTAATGAAATGGTTCATTGGTATAAAAATTGGCTCAATCATACCGTTAACTGA
- a CDS encoding DUF1496 domain-containing protein, with product MKVNSALAFFFVTFAVSSTPTQKDSVIIAPSSTEAVCWYQDKRFSEGAIIMMETTRVICTARNQFESNGRLAWRMINDQGQILYPTNQTKKIIVR from the coding sequence ATGAAAGTAAATTCCGCATTAGCGTTCTTCTTTGTTACGTTTGCAGTCAGTAGCACACCGACTCAAAAAGACAGTGTGATTATTGCGCCTTCTTCGACTGAAGCTGTTTGTTGGTATCAAGATAAACGTTTTAGTGAAGGAGCGATTATTATGATGGAAACAACTCGCGTCATTTGCACAGCACGTAATCAGTTTGAAAGTAACGGTCGCCTTGCGTGGCGGATGATTAATGATCAAGGGCAAATCCTTTACCCAACTAACCAAACAAAAAAAATTATCGTCCGTTAG
- the udk gene encoding uridine kinase encodes MTRTIIAIAGASASGKSLFSQTIYNELVNELEPGAIAIIEEDAYYRDQSHLPFAHRTQTNYDHPEAFEHELMLTHLNQLRQGQSVEVPIYDYGQHTRSDKTRRVSPAKILIVEGILLLSDPKLCNEFNIKVFIDTPLDICLMRRMKRDMEERGRSLQSVIDQYKSTVRPMFYQFIEPSKHNSDLVVTRGGKNRVAIDIIKSKIKQLLQQ; translated from the coding sequence GTGACTCGAACTATTATAGCGATTGCTGGTGCATCAGCGTCTGGTAAATCACTGTTTAGCCAAACAATTTATAATGAATTGGTCAATGAGCTCGAACCTGGTGCGATTGCTATTATCGAAGAAGACGCCTACTACCGCGATCAATCTCATTTGCCATTTGCTCATCGTACACAAACCAATTACGACCATCCTGAAGCATTCGAACATGAATTGATGTTAACGCACCTCAATCAGTTGCGTCAGGGGCAAAGTGTTGAAGTGCCTATTTATGATTATGGTCAACACACGCGTAGTGATAAAACGCGCCGAGTATCGCCAGCCAAAATATTAATCGTTGAAGGTATTTTATTGTTATCTGATCCTAAACTATGCAACGAATTTAATATTAAGGTGTTTATTGATACGCCACTGGATATTTGTTTAATGCGTCGTATGAAACGAGACATGGAAGAGCGGGGCCGGAGCCTGCAATCTGTGATTGATCAGTATAAATCGACCGTTCGACCGATGTTTTATCAGTTTATCGAACCGTCAAAGCATAACTCAGACCTCGTGGTCACACGTGGTGGCAAAAACCGAGTCGCCATCGACATCATCAAAAGTAAAATAAAACAACTTTTACAACAATAA
- a CDS encoding isopenicillin N synthase family dioxygenase, which produces MTIRTIPTLDISRFNSDKTNFVAELGKGYSEFGFCGIVGHGIDTDLVAKAYEAIRTLFALPHDVKEQYSAVNIGGARGYTGLGIEKAKDNPHPDLKEFWHVGRELDTALDIEGLYPNVWPVEVPQFKADVYALYQALDELGRQVLSALALYLGQEEHYFDDKIDHGNSILRPLHYPPILDGETPAVRAGAHEDINFITLLVGSEEAGLEVLTRDGEYIPVTTIPGTIVVNIGDMLQRLTNNVLPSTTHRVVNPPGDAAKHSRFSVPFFLHPNPEFMIETLDTCVTEDNPNRYPQPISSNDYLTERLIEIGLIK; this is translated from the coding sequence ATGACAATTAGAACGATTCCAACATTAGATATATCGCGTTTTAACTCAGATAAAACGAATTTTGTTGCCGAGTTAGGCAAAGGGTACAGTGAGTTCGGCTTTTGTGGCATTGTTGGCCACGGTATTGATACAGATCTCGTCGCTAAAGCGTACGAAGCTATCCGTACTTTATTTGCGCTGCCACACGATGTGAAAGAGCAATACAGCGCCGTTAATATTGGCGGTGCTCGTGGTTATACTGGCCTTGGGATTGAAAAAGCAAAAGACAATCCACACCCAGATTTAAAAGAGTTTTGGCATGTCGGACGAGAGTTAGATACGGCATTGGATATTGAAGGACTGTATCCAAATGTATGGCCTGTTGAAGTGCCGCAGTTTAAAGCTGATGTCTATGCGTTGTATCAAGCACTCGATGAGCTTGGTCGTCAAGTATTATCCGCTTTAGCATTGTACTTAGGGCAAGAAGAACATTATTTTGACGATAAAATTGACCATGGTAATTCGATTTTACGTCCACTTCATTATCCACCTATTTTAGATGGAGAGACGCCAGCTGTCAGAGCAGGCGCACATGAAGATATAAACTTTATTACACTGCTTGTCGGTTCTGAGGAGGCTGGTTTGGAAGTCCTCACTCGTGATGGTGAGTATATCCCAGTAACAACAATCCCAGGCACGATTGTTGTAAATATCGGGGATATGCTGCAAAGGTTGACGAATAATGTGCTACCGTCAACAACCCATCGTGTGGTTAATCCACCGGGTGATGCGGCCAAACACAGCCGATTCTCAGTGCCGTTTTTCTTACACCCAAACCCAGAGTTTATGATTGAAACTTTGGATACGTGTGTGACTGAGGATAATCCTAATCGATATCCACAGCCAATTTCGTCAAATGATTATTTGACTGAACGCTTAATTGAGATTGGTTTAATTAAGTGA
- a CDS encoding alpha/beta fold hydrolase: MLNLLLIVISLIIVVCLVMYIITPTATLFKFLISIERSIARLYVDRLTIDDFEIEYLRGGSGEPLLLLHGFGGDKDHWNRIAGYLGDHFDVIAIDLPGFGNSSSEITQDYDVKSQISRLKKIVDALELTEFHLAGSSMGGYLAGHFAAMYPNQIKNLWLISPLGVENSDESEMFKAINAGQHPIILPRNGSEFSALFANLFVKRPFVPTIVIAYLATMAEQRIELNTKIFNQIHPINHDGTYSALSLEKALHNYQGAVLITWGNKDRILDVSGALGLKQVLPDAHIDILNNVGHLPMLEQPFNTAQPFIALSKGKKESDC, translated from the coding sequence ATGCTGAACCTATTACTCATTGTTATTAGTTTGATCATTGTGGTGTGTTTGGTGATGTATATCATCACGCCTACAGCCACCTTGTTTAAGTTTTTAATCAGCATTGAGAGAAGTATTGCTCGCCTTTATGTCGATCGTTTAACCATCGATGACTTTGAAATTGAGTATCTGCGAGGTGGCTCGGGCGAGCCATTATTGCTGTTACATGGCTTTGGAGGTGACAAAGATCATTGGAATAGAATTGCGGGTTATTTAGGCGACCATTTTGACGTGATAGCCATTGATTTACCGGGCTTTGGCAACAGTAGCAGTGAGATAACACAAGATTACGATGTAAAGAGCCAAATTAGTCGACTCAAAAAGATAGTTGATGCACTCGAACTGACAGAGTTCCACCTTGCGGGGAGCTCAATGGGTGGCTACCTCGCAGGGCATTTTGCTGCAATGTACCCTAATCAAATTAAAAATTTATGGCTAATTAGCCCTTTGGGCGTTGAAAACTCAGATGAAAGTGAGATGTTTAAAGCGATAAACGCAGGGCAGCATCCCATCATATTACCTCGCAATGGATCTGAGTTTAGTGCATTGTTCGCCAACTTATTCGTCAAAAGACCCTTTGTACCCACCATCGTGATCGCGTATCTCGCGACCATGGCTGAACAAAGAATTGAGCTGAATACAAAAATTTTTAACCAAATACATCCAATCAATCATGATGGTACATATTCAGCGTTATCACTCGAAAAAGCGTTACACAACTACCAAGGCGCAGTCTTAATTACCTGGGGCAATAAAGACCGTATTTTAGATGTGTCTGGCGCACTAGGGTTGAAACAAGTGTTGCCAGATGCTCATATCGATATACTCAACAATGTCGGCCACTTACCTATGCTAGAGCAGCCTTTTAACACAGCACAGCCATTTATTGCGTTATCGAAAGGGAAAAAAGAAAGCGACTGTTAG